One window of the Haloarcula halobia genome contains the following:
- a CDS encoding RNA ligase: MGGDWTTVLDTEDVDPEDLLEHFDRAWFRGREYRHLTDARHGVERGTALVGDAVVRGFPSIPRALVLETAVPAQFDGSVSVEEKLNGYNVRVARIDGDLLAFTRRGYICPYTTAALEATLEATAFFDDHPERMLCGEFVGPENPYTTHDYAAVDSARFYVFDVRDRATGDPMGPERRRAVCAEYELEAVPHFGTFDPGEAAAAVHDVLADLDARGREGVVLKSADGRRALKYTTSAIHRADLEHAFSLPFDYGRDFIFTRVVREAFQAVERGEDPEAVRERGRDLGEAILPPAVETIRAVADDELVGESHTVRSDPDVVDALLSYFRDQGLQVEVERDERVDGERVVEFTKVARATQDKTAYYLEGGTVDE; this comes from the coding sequence ATGGGCGGCGACTGGACGACAGTCTTGGACACGGAGGACGTCGACCCCGAGGACCTGCTCGAGCACTTCGACCGGGCGTGGTTCCGGGGCCGGGAGTACCGCCACCTCACGGACGCCCGCCACGGCGTCGAGCGGGGCACCGCGCTCGTGGGCGACGCCGTCGTCCGCGGGTTCCCGTCGATTCCACGCGCGCTCGTCCTCGAGACGGCCGTCCCCGCACAGTTCGACGGGTCGGTCTCCGTCGAGGAGAAACTGAACGGCTACAACGTCCGTGTCGCGCGAATCGACGGCGACCTGCTGGCCTTTACCCGCCGGGGCTACATCTGCCCGTACACGACGGCGGCCCTCGAAGCGACGCTCGAGGCGACCGCCTTCTTCGATGACCACCCCGAGCGGATGCTCTGTGGCGAGTTCGTCGGCCCGGAGAACCCCTACACGACCCACGACTACGCGGCGGTCGACTCCGCGCGGTTCTACGTCTTCGACGTTCGGGACCGGGCGACCGGCGACCCGATGGGGCCCGAGCGTCGCCGGGCGGTCTGTGCGGAATACGAGCTCGAGGCCGTGCCGCACTTCGGGACGTTCGACCCGGGCGAGGCGGCGGCCGCGGTCCACGACGTGCTCGCCGACCTCGACGCCCGTGGCCGTGAGGGCGTCGTGCTGAAATCGGCGGACGGTCGGCGGGCGCTGAAATACACCACGAGCGCTATCCACCGCGCGGACCTCGAACACGCCTTCTCCTTGCCCTTCGACTACGGCCGGGACTTCATTTTCACCCGCGTCGTCCGGGAGGCGTTCCAGGCCGTCGAACGTGGCGAGGACCCCGAGGCCGTCCGGGAACGCGGCCGGGACCTGGGCGAGGCGATCCTCCCGCCGGCCGTCGAGACCATCCGGGCGGTCGCCGACGACGAACTCGTCGGCGAGTCACACACCGTCCGGAGCGACCCGGACGTCGTCGACGCGCTGCTCTCGTACTTCCGGGACCAGGGCCTCCAGGTAGAGGTCGAGCGGGACGAACGGGTCGACGGCGAACGCGTCGTCGAGTTCACGAAGGTGGCACGGGCCACACAGGACAAGACGGCGTACTACCTCGAGGGCGGGACCGTCGACGAGTGA
- a CDS encoding UvrD-helicase domain-containing protein, producing MTDSTTEVVRLFGGPGSGKTTALLDRVEEILEDDDVEFRDVLVVSYTRAAAAEIRERLAERLDLSPRALRGNVSTMHAKAYELLNLSRGDVVGETDKEEFCEQFGLEFEDEYEGSRRRSARSTTLGNKIIATSQWLQRTRRDVADWYDVPFKWDDEEVRLPPEIDDRAQTGNKYTPTWPTDDDRVDVPNAIRAWRTYKGDNDLTGFADMLERVAQRSLLPNVDYLIIDEFQDITTLQYDVYQEWKPHMRRVLIAGDDDQVVYAWQGADPDLLLEEVVTQDEILPNSYRLPSRILNVVNREVRHIEKRQEKDLNPRKEGGRVEAVQNPSMFDLSRNVTKTVEQSDETVMVLFRARYQMFQFMDEFIGNGIPFSCLTDQRMWTDRLTQYVRAVEAMENDEPLTVLQGRRLADMLADSAFGTGERDDFFEALEDLEDEHEADDIAEIELDPDVVRDHVPFVPDPASAADMLRKVTNFQERSVDAYFTGDYRSMDPNRVRLGTIHSAKGREADHVFVATDLTEKVVEQMAATIDQKGIEVPSVEEFTKHTSPVPILTDNERRVFYVGMSRARERLVLMENLVDGAPTLPIGVLLENEPTERDIEDLLDEAGEAVAAD from the coding sequence ATGACCGACTCGACCACCGAGGTCGTCCGCCTGTTCGGTGGGCCCGGTAGCGGGAAGACGACAGCGCTGCTCGACCGCGTCGAGGAGATACTCGAAGACGACGACGTCGAGTTCCGGGACGTACTCGTGGTCTCGTACACCCGTGCCGCAGCGGCCGAGATACGCGAGCGGCTGGCCGAGCGCCTGGACCTCTCGCCCCGGGCGCTCCGCGGGAACGTCTCGACGATGCACGCGAAGGCCTACGAGTTGCTGAACCTCTCGCGTGGCGACGTCGTCGGCGAGACGGACAAGGAGGAGTTCTGTGAGCAGTTCGGCCTCGAGTTCGAGGACGAGTACGAGGGGTCACGTCGCCGTTCGGCCCGCTCGACGACGCTCGGGAACAAGATCATCGCGACGAGCCAGTGGCTCCAGCGGACCCGCCGTGACGTCGCCGACTGGTACGACGTCCCCTTCAAGTGGGACGACGAGGAGGTCCGCCTGCCCCCGGAGATCGACGACCGGGCCCAGACGGGCAACAAGTACACGCCGACGTGGCCGACCGACGACGACCGGGTTGACGTGCCAAACGCCATCCGCGCCTGGCGCACCTACAAGGGCGACAACGACCTGACCGGCTTCGCCGACATGCTCGAACGGGTCGCCCAGCGCTCGCTGCTCCCGAACGTCGACTACCTCATCATCGACGAGTTCCAGGACATCACGACCCTGCAGTACGACGTCTACCAGGAGTGGAAGCCCCACATGAGGCGAGTGCTCATCGCCGGCGACGACGACCAGGTCGTCTACGCCTGGCAGGGCGCCGACCCCGACCTCCTGCTCGAGGAGGTCGTCACCCAGGACGAGATCCTGCCCAACTCCTATCGCCTGCCCTCGCGCATCCTCAACGTCGTCAACCGCGAGGTGCGCCACATCGAGAAGCGCCAGGAGAAAGACCTCAACCCGCGCAAGGAGGGCGGTCGCGTCGAGGCCGTCCAGAACCCCTCGATGTTCGACCTCTCGCGGAACGTCACCAAGACCGTCGAACAGTCCGACGAGACGGTGATGGTCCTCTTCCGGGCGCGCTACCAGATGTTCCAGTTCATGGACGAGTTCATCGGCAACGGCATCCCCTTCTCCTGTCTGACCGACCAGCGGATGTGGACCGACCGGCTGACCCAGTACGTCCGCGCCGTCGAGGCCATGGAGAACGACGAACCGCTCACCGTCCTGCAGGGCCGCCGACTGGCCGACATGCTCGCCGACTCGGCCTTCGGCACCGGCGAACGCGACGACTTCTTCGAGGCGCTCGAAGACCTCGAAGACGAGCACGAGGCAGACGACATCGCCGAGATCGAGCTGGACCCGGACGTCGTGCGCGACCACGTCCCGTTCGTCCCCGACCCAGCCTCCGCGGCGGACATGCTCCGGAAGGTGACCAACTTCCAGGAGCGATCCGTCGACGCCTACTTCACGGGCGACTACCGCAGCATGGACCCGAACCGCGTCCGTCTGGGAACCATCCACTCCGCGAAGGGACGCGAGGCCGACCACGTCTTCGTCGCCACCGACCTCACCGAGAAGGTCGTCGAGCAGATGGCCGCGACGATAGACCAGAAGGGAATCGAGGTGCCCAGCGTCGAGGAGTTCACCAAACACACAAGCCCCGTCCCGATCCTGACGGACAACGAGCGGCGGGTGTTCTACGTCGGGATGTCGCGGGCCCGCGAACGCCTGGTCCTGATGGAGAACCTCGTCGACGGCGCGCCGACCCTGCCCATCGGCGTCCTGCTGGAGAACGAGCCGACCGAACGCGACATCGAGGACCTGCTCGACGAGGCCGGCGAGGCCGTCGCCGCCGACTGA